The DNA window CTGCCTCCTGTAGTGGCGGGTATGCCGACGGGCAACCAGATCGTACTTAACCAGGGCGAAACAAGAGTAGTCCCGCTGCAATTTACCGGGCCAGAATCCAACCAGAATGTCAACGTGACGGCGAATCTGAATGGCTTGTGTAATGCCGTCGCTCCGATTACAAACAACGCTACCCCCAGCGCCACCGCATCGTTTTCTGTCACCGCCAGCCCCTGCAATGTGGGCACTAAGCAGGTGGTCTTTACCGCAACCGACAATGGTACACCAGCCGCGACGCAGAGTTTTACCCTGACCGTCGTTGTGAACCCGCCCCCGCCAACTAACCTGCCGCCTGTCTTCAATGGGCCATTACCAGCGTTGAGCGGCCAGGTTGGAATCAGCTTTGGGTATACCCTACCGGCAGGAACGTTCACTGACCCCAACAACGACGCTCTTACTTACTCGGCCACCGGACTGCCGCCGGGCCTCTCCTTCACCGGAACGACCATCAGCGGGGTACCGACAACCGTGGGTACCTACACCGCTACAATTACGGCTACCGATCCGGGGCCGCTCTCCACTACCGGTACAATCGTCATCACCATTACTGACGTACCGCCGACCAACCTCCCCCCAGTTTTCAACGGGCCGATACCATCGCTGAGTGGTCAGGTCGGGGTCAGCTTTGGGTATACCCTGCCAGTGGGGGTGTTTACTGATCCTAATAATGATGCCCTCGTTTACTCAGCCATCGGGTTGCCACCGGGTCTGATCTTTAGTGGAACAACTATTAGTGGGGTACCGACAACCGTGGGTACCTACACCGCTATGATCACGGCTACCGATCCGGGGTCGCTCTCGGCTACCGGCACAATAATCATTACCATCACCGATGCCCCAACTACTGGCCAGTTTGATATTGCCACGGTTGAGACAGTCAGTTGCCTTACGGTTACGGCTTACGAAAGACGCCTGACCTTCCTGCCGAAATACACCGGTTTAACGGGGCAGCCGGTCACTTTCTCGGTCGTCAACGAACTCTCGCCAACGACTCAGCCCGGCCCTTACTCGCTGCGGGTGTATATCGACAATCCAACGATTACGCTGAAAGCCAGTCAGGCAGGAACGGCAGGAGAAGCCACCTATGCCTACAACTGGCTGGCGACCTGTGCGGGTACAACTCCCCCGCCACCCACCCCCGTGCCGGTCTCCTTCACAATAACCAGTGTCTCGACGGTAGCCTGCACATCCGTAACTGCCTTCGAGCGTCGCCTGTCGTTTACACCACAGTACGCTGGCCTTACCGGGCAGCCGGTTACGTTCTCGGTCGTCAACGAACTCTCGCCGACGACTCAGCCCGGCCCCTACTCGCTGCGGGTGTATATCGACAATCCAACGATTACGCTGAAAGCCAGTCAGGCGGGAACGGCAGGAGAAGCCACCTATACCTACAACTGGCTGGCGGTTTGTGGCAGCACCAACGGACGACAGGCTGCATCGACGGAGTACGTAGCCCCACTTAATGCCCACATCTATCCCAACCCCGTCGGTGACGAACTAACAGTTGGTATAGCGAATGCTGAAGGGCAAACCGTTCGCTTCCAGCTGATAAACCCTGCCGGGGCACCCTTTGTCGAACGCGCCGTACCGATCAAAACGGCCGATCATCGTGAACACATACCGATGAGCCAGTATCCGGCAGGCTTGTACTTACTGCGCCTGACAACAGGGCAACAAACGACTACCCTTAAAGTGGTTCACCAGTAACAGCGAGTTCCTTTCCCATAAACGTCGGCGGCACGTACTGAAACCAGTACGTGCCGCCGACGTTTATACCAGGCAGACTCATCAGAAATCAGTACCGCACCAGCCTGCTGCACCGCCCTCCCCCGCCTTTTTCGTTACTTTGACCCATGAACTATACCGAAGTACAACTGACGGTTTCGCCCGACTTCGCCGACATCCTGACGGCCGAACTGGCCGAGCTAAATTTTGAATCGTTTGTCGAGACCGATGAGGGCCTGAACGCCTATGTTCAGGAGGCCGATTTCGACCCCGAAGCCCTGCGCGAACTGGTCGCCAAATACAGCCCGATTACCGCAATAGCCTATCAGATCAATTCGTTAGAAAAACGGAACTGGAACGCCGAATGGGAGCGTGATTACGAGCCAATTGAGGTTGCCAACACCGTGCGCGTCCGGGCGTCGTTTCACCAGCCTGACCCGGCCTTTCGCTACGACCTCGTTATTAATCCGAAGATGTCGTTCGGGACGGGGCACCACGAAACGACGGCGATGATGATGGAGCAGCAACTCGCGCTCGATTTTACCGGCAAAGCGGTACTCGACGTGGGCAGCGGCACCGGTATTCTGGCCGTGCTGGCCGCCCGCATGGGAGCCGCGTCGGTACTTGCGTTCGACATCGAAGAGTGGGCCGTGGAAAACGCGCGGGAAAATGCAGACCTCAACGACTGCCCGCAGATCACGGTGTTTCAGGGCACGATTGCTGATGTTGACCCGACGACCCGCTACGAGGTGGTGCTGGCCAACATCAACCGCAACGTGCTGCTGGCCGAAATCCCGACCTACACAACCCTGCTGCAACCCGGCGGGGCCTTGCTGGTCAGCGGCTTTTACCAGCACGACGCGGCCGACATCCGGCAGTGCGCCATCGACGCGGGGCTCATACCCGGCACCGCCCTGACCCTGCGCGACTGGTCGTCGCTCCTGTTTACCAAACCGGCATAAGTAGCCGGGTTTGCACCAACAACTTGCTTTTGAACTTGCTCATGAAACGCGTTTTATACCTGTTGCTTTGCCTGTCGTGCCCCCTGTTCAGTATGGGGCAGGCCGTGCGTATTTCCGATAAACCCGATCAGTTTGTGGCCGATGTGCAGAAGCTGATGGCAACGGGTGGCCCGGTGGCTGCCAGGGCGGGAACGAACTTGCAGGCCCTGTGGTCGGAAAACCGACTGTCGGCGCAGCAGCAGGAGCGCGTTATGGTCCTGAGCCGGAAAATGAACCAGAAGCGGCTACCGGCAGCCACGCACTTCGCCCCGGTCTACGACGCGCTGTATTACGACATCACGACGCAGCAGGCCACCCCCGCCGGAGTCGATGCGCTGCTGAGTCTGGCCGAAAAACTATTTGAAACGGTCGATTCCAAGACGTTTGCGCAGAGTATGCAAACGGCCCGGCAGTTTCTGGAAAAGCGCGAGCTCTACGCCGGTCGGTACAACAAGCTCTACGCAACGGGCGGCTCGTTTCAGTTTCGCCTGGTCGACGCGGTACCAACCAGCCCGGCGTCGATGACCGGTACGATTACCCCTGCTGACTCGGCCGCTATCGCCAAAGCTGCCGCCGAACGCTCCCGCTTCGACGGGTGGGACGATCCCGCACCGGGTGATTCTGCCATGCCCCGGCAAATGGGTGTGCAATACGTACCGCAACGTCGGCCCATACCCAGCGTGTCGGGCGCCGTGCTGACACTGACAGGGGTAACGCTGGCCATCGTGGCTAACGGCGATTCGGCACTGGTCAACAATACGTCGGGCGATCTGATGCTGACCAATGGACAGTTCGTCGGGAAAGGCGGCACCGTAACGTGGGCCACGGCCGACCGACCCGACATTTCGGTGGCTCTGACCGAGTACGCCATGAATATCGCAAACCCGCGCTTGCAGGCCGATGACGTGACGCTGACCTACGAAGGGGCCAAGCCGGTCAAGGGCGTGTTTGAATACGTCAGCCGCAAGAAAAACGGACCGGCGCAGTACCCGCGCTTCATGTCGTGGCAAAACGACGCCCGTATACCCA is part of the Spirosoma rhododendri genome and encodes:
- a CDS encoding nidogen-like domain-containing protein, encoding MKTITWLFLRGRALFRSCLTLKSQLAALVYLVSFGSLLAQAPKNWNPADTDPTYEARKMQSQTASPNQQVSTNAFVGTFVALPSCFEPYDTTANGGWTRLPRQDDNSIGPIALGWSFSLFGSVYSSVYINTNGNVTFAAPLSQYTATGFPIGTPMVAPFWADVDTRNANSGSVWYKIFPDRLVVTWSFVGYYNTQADKKNTFQLVLRNNTAPGFSGDDVLFSYGDMQWTTGSASGGVNGFGGSAATVGINRGNSVDYIQTGRFNLAGGQAPTLSTPGGIDWLDGKCFTYRLGGTATNLPPVVAGMPTGNQIVLNQGETRVVPLQFTGPESNQNVNVTANLNGLCNAVAPITNNATPSATASFSVTASPCNVGTKQVVFTATDNGTPAATQSFTLTVVVNPPPPTNLPPVFNGPLPALSGQVGISFGYTLPAGTFTDPNNDALTYSATGLPPGLSFTGTTISGVPTTVGTYTATITATDPGPLSTTGTIVITITDVPPTNLPPVFNGPIPSLSGQVGVSFGYTLPVGVFTDPNNDALVYSAIGLPPGLIFSGTTISGVPTTVGTYTAMITATDPGSLSATGTIIITITDAPTTGQFDIATVETVSCLTVTAYERRLTFLPKYTGLTGQPVTFSVVNELSPTTQPGPYSLRVYIDNPTITLKASQAGTAGEATYAYNWLATCAGTTPPPPTPVPVSFTITSVSTVACTSVTAFERRLSFTPQYAGLTGQPVTFSVVNELSPTTQPGPYSLRVYIDNPTITLKASQAGTAGEATYTYNWLAVCGSTNGRQAASTEYVAPLNAHIYPNPVGDELTVGIANAEGQTVRFQLINPAGAPFVERAVPIKTADHREHIPMSQYPAGLYLLRLTTGQQTTTLKVVHQ
- the prmA gene encoding 50S ribosomal protein L11 methyltransferase — protein: MNYTEVQLTVSPDFADILTAELAELNFESFVETDEGLNAYVQEADFDPEALRELVAKYSPITAIAYQINSLEKRNWNAEWERDYEPIEVANTVRVRASFHQPDPAFRYDLVINPKMSFGTGHHETTAMMMEQQLALDFTGKAVLDVGSGTGILAVLAARMGAASVLAFDIEEWAVENARENADLNDCPQITVFQGTIADVDPTTRYEVVLANINRNVLLAEIPTYTTLLQPGGALLVSGFYQHDAADIRQCAIDAGLIPGTALTLRDWSSLLFTKPA